The following proteins come from a genomic window of Dehalococcoidia bacterium:
- the hisA gene encoding 1-(5-phosphoribosyl)-5-[(5-phosphoribosylamino)methylideneamino]imidazole-4-carboxamide isomerase: MEIIPAIDLIKGKCVRLYQGDYAKETVFSEDPVSIAMRWKDAGATRLHLVDLDGAAEGRLCNGPVIEKIASQVQMPVQVGGGIRQIDTMEQLFNFGVQRVILGTAAIEDPDLVKDACRQFGDRVIVSIDVKDGYVRGRGWKEAGNLTLARVMGEMEAKGVKRFIYTDITRDGTLTEPNFAGIAEISSLTGAAIIAAGGISSIEHLKKLADLNVEGAIVGRAIYTGNIDLKEAIKVIR; this comes from the coding sequence ATGGAGATCATTCCCGCGATAGACCTCATCAAAGGAAAGTGCGTTCGCCTCTATCAGGGCGATTACGCTAAAGAGACGGTCTTCTCGGAAGACCCGGTATCGATAGCCATGCGCTGGAAAGATGCAGGCGCGACCAGACTTCACCTGGTGGATCTGGATGGCGCTGCCGAAGGCAGACTCTGCAATGGGCCAGTCATCGAAAAGATCGCTAGTCAAGTTCAGATGCCGGTTCAGGTTGGCGGCGGTATACGCCAGATCGATACCATGGAGCAGTTATTCAATTTCGGCGTTCAAAGGGTCATCCTGGGCACGGCCGCCATCGAAGACCCTGATCTGGTGAAGGATGCCTGCCGCCAGTTCGGGGATAGAGTGATCGTGAGCATCGACGTCAAGGATGGTTATGTTAGAGGACGGGGATGGAAAGAGGCCGGGAATCTGACCCTCGCCAGGGTGATGGGCGAAATGGAAGCCAAAGGGGTCAAACGATTCATCTACACAGATATCACCCGCGATGGTACACTGACTGAACCCAATTTTGCCGGGATCGCGGAGATATCCTCCCTGACTGGGGCCGCAATTATTGCCGCCGGGGGCATCTCTTCTATCGAACATCTCAAAAAGCTGGCTGATCTGAATGTGGAAGGAGCCATCGTCGGGCGGGCGATCTACACGGGAAACATCGACCTGAAGGAAGCCATAAAGGTGATCCGTTGA